GTGTTCGACCGGCAAAGGATCTTGCTGGTAAACATCGAGCCCCGCTGCTTTGAGGTGACCATCGCGTAGTGCATCGACGAGTGCTGTTTCCTCAACAACCTCGCCACGGGCAGTGTTGATGAGAATGGAGCCCGGTTTCATCTGTTTGATCCTGCCAGCATCAATCAAGTCTATCGTGTCATCGGTAAGCGCGACATGTAGAGAAATCACATCAGAGGTTTGCAGCAGTTTGTCGAGGGATACGAATTCGACATCGTGTTCGCGGGCGCGGGCTTCGCTGGGGTTTCGGGTCCAGACCTTCACAGTCATGCCGAACGCGCGGGCCAGCTTAAAGACCCGGCGACCGATACCGCCAAATCCGACCAAACCCAGTTTTTTTCCTCGTAGTTCCATCCCATCAAGCGACTGATTCCAGCGACCGCCGCGCAGTTCGGCATCGAGTTGCGGTAGGTGCCGGGCTGCAGCGAGGAGTAGCGCTAGGGTGTGCTCAGCGACCGTGTTGTCGGCATAACCTGGGCAGTTACAGACGGTGATGCCCTGGGCGGCGGCAGCTGGCAGGTCGATAAAATTACTGGCACCGATACCCGTAAACGAAAGAATTTCAAGTGTGGGGGTCTGGGTCATCACGTCTACCGGCAGTGCCCAGCCGACCAGCAGCGCATGTGCACCGTCGACCCGTCGCAGAAATTCCTGGTGATCTACCGGCGCA
This portion of the Gammaproteobacteria bacterium genome encodes:
- a CDS encoding glycerate dehydrogenase; protein product: MKNIVYPDASEGIEEILAGHRRESLEKLGDLMIFYDAPVDHQEFLRRVDGAHALLVGWALPVDVMTQTPTLEILSFTGIGASNFIDLPAAAAQGITVCNCPGYADNTVAEHTLALLLAAARHLPQLDAELRGGRWNQSLDGMELRGKKLGLVGFGGIGRRVFKLARAFGMTVKVWTRNPSEARAREHDVEFVSLDKLLQTSDVISLHVALTDDTIDLIDAGRIKQMKPGSILINTARGEVVEETALVDALRDGHLKAAGLDVYQQDPLPVEHPLLKLDNVVLSPHVAYNTPEAGDAICEIAVENIVKFYEGNPINVVASPCQE